The following coding sequences are from one Longimicrobiales bacterium window:
- a CDS encoding DUF4399 domain-containing protein, producing the protein MKNALLTLMVPFTLAACGGTDSQADSAPAADLDAGTVTIITPMNGALINGTDISVTLASTVSILPAGDLTEGSGHHHLYLNAELAPADQPVPSVPGSIIHMGDASTAYVFEDVPAGEYTLIAVVADGVHVPLQPWVVDTVRFTVANQ; encoded by the coding sequence ATGAAGAATGCGCTCCTGACCCTGATGGTCCCGTTCACTCTCGCGGCTTGTGGCGGAACGGACTCACAGGCTGACTCTGCTCCGGCTGCAGATCTTGATGCCGGCACGGTGACCATCATTACTCCGATGAACGGAGCCCTCATCAACGGCACCGACATCAGCGTAACGCTGGCATCAACCGTTTCGATTCTTCCTGCTGGCGACCTGACTGAGGGGAGTGGCCACCACCACCTCTACCTCAACGCAGAGCTCGCACCCGCCGATCAGCCTGTGCCTTCGGTGCCGGGAAGCATCATCCACATGGGTGACGCCTCGACCGCCTACGTGTTCGAAGACGTCCCAGCAGGTGAATACACCCTGATCGCGGTAGTCGCGGACGGTGTACACGTTCCGTTGCAGCCATGGGTGGTTGACACCGTCCGGTTTACGGTCGCGAACCAGTAG
- a CDS encoding zinc-dependent metalloprotease, whose amino-acid sequence MARTDLWRLFNTSLILAFTTAIFTVPVLAQRAGGAGQAGPLPSIAEKTEGMEQMEGFLPLYWDTSLGQLWMEIPQLDTEMVHFMGYGAGLGSNDLGLDRGALRGSRIVKFERIGRKVMMVQPNYRFRATSDNPDEVRAVQDAFARSILWGFTAEAETDGRVLVDLTDFLLRDAVNSAGRMSPGTYRLDTSRSSVYLDYTNAFPTNTEMEVELTFVQQGGGGRGFGRGGGGIQGVGQVAATGEAASIRLHHSFLELPDDNYEPRTFDPRAGYGASTFQDYATPLGEDMTQRFIRRHRLEKRDPNAAVSDPVEPIMYYLDPGTPEPVRSALLDGARWWNQAFEAAGFRDAFRVVMRPDSISSLDARYNVINWVHRSTRGWSTGGSVSDPRTGEILKGVVTLGSLRIRQDYMIAEGLLSPYATGDEAPPELEAWAVARIRQLAAHEVGHTIGLGHNYYNSTAGRISVMDYPHPLVELNGNGTLDYSEVYDTDIGEWDIAAIAYGYQDYADGADENVELRRIIDDAWDDDVRYMSGQDVATTPQADQWANGNDMAEELERMMDVRAAALDRFGEAAIRNGRPMATIEEALVPLYMHHRYQTESTATAIGGVAYTYAMRGDGLTPVWRVSADQQNRSLDALIRTISPSELTLPESVVNAIPPRPPGFGRTRELFPRYTGSAFDAVTPSVVAASLTVNSLLTSDRAARMVEQNMFDSDLPGLDDVLERLVAGSFGASANGAYEQEVKRAVEGVVADRIEWLAANASMPAVRAISTATLQSIQANLVASPDSPHAALIAMDIQRFLDRPAEASTIPGAVAAPPGAPIGQPAMDWIGNLGIGQPAMEWLSLSEAWCSSEDHWHE is encoded by the coding sequence ATGGCCCGCACCGACCTCTGGCGCCTGTTCAATACTTCACTGATTCTCGCCTTTACGACCGCCATCTTCACGGTGCCGGTTCTGGCGCAGCGTGCCGGAGGGGCCGGGCAGGCAGGCCCGCTCCCATCCATCGCCGAGAAGACTGAGGGCATGGAGCAGATGGAAGGGTTCCTCCCACTGTACTGGGACACATCCCTCGGTCAGCTCTGGATGGAGATCCCACAGCTCGATACCGAAATGGTCCACTTCATGGGCTACGGCGCTGGACTCGGATCGAACGACCTAGGGCTCGATCGAGGCGCCCTCAGGGGTTCGCGTATCGTGAAGTTCGAGCGCATCGGTCGAAAGGTCATGATGGTTCAGCCGAACTACCGTTTTAGGGCAACTTCGGACAATCCAGATGAGGTCCGGGCGGTCCAAGATGCCTTCGCCCGCTCGATTCTCTGGGGCTTCACCGCCGAGGCGGAAACCGACGGACGGGTCCTGGTCGACCTGACGGATTTCCTTCTCAGAGATGCGGTCAATTCCGCTGGCAGGATGAGCCCGGGAACGTACCGACTCGACACCAGTCGAAGCTCTGTCTATCTCGACTACACAAACGCCTTCCCCACCAACACCGAGATGGAAGTCGAGCTCACCTTCGTCCAACAGGGCGGCGGCGGTCGCGGTTTCGGCCGCGGCGGCGGCGGAATCCAGGGTGTTGGACAGGTCGCGGCCACGGGTGAGGCCGCAAGCATCCGCCTGCATCATTCTTTCCTTGAGCTGCCCGACGACAACTATGAGCCTCGGACGTTCGATCCGAGGGCGGGCTACGGCGCAAGCACCTTCCAAGACTACGCCACCCCGCTCGGTGAGGACATGACACAGCGTTTCATCCGACGCCACCGGCTCGAGAAGCGTGATCCGAATGCGGCGGTGAGCGACCCGGTCGAGCCGATCATGTACTACCTCGACCCGGGGACACCGGAGCCGGTCCGTTCTGCGCTTCTCGACGGGGCCCGCTGGTGGAATCAGGCCTTCGAAGCAGCCGGCTTTCGTGACGCCTTCCGGGTCGTGATGCGCCCCGACTCCATCAGCTCGCTCGATGCACGCTACAACGTGATCAACTGGGTGCACCGCTCAACACGCGGTTGGAGCACGGGAGGCTCTGTGTCGGACCCGAGGACCGGAGAGATTCTCAAGGGTGTGGTGACCCTCGGGTCACTCCGAATCCGCCAAGACTACATGATCGCGGAAGGGCTACTCTCGCCCTACGCCACCGGAGACGAGGCTCCGCCGGAGCTTGAGGCGTGGGCTGTGGCGCGCATTCGTCAGCTTGCGGCGCATGAGGTCGGCCACACGATCGGGCTCGGTCACAACTACTACAACAGTACGGCCGGCCGTATCTCGGTCATGGACTACCCGCACCCGCTGGTCGAGCTGAACGGGAACGGGACGCTCGACTACTCCGAGGTGTACGACACGGACATCGGCGAGTGGGATATCGCAGCCATCGCGTACGGATACCAGGACTATGCAGACGGGGCCGACGAGAATGTGGAACTCCGAAGAATCATCGACGACGCCTGGGACGACGACGTGCGCTACATGTCGGGTCAGGATGTCGCGACTACGCCTCAGGCCGACCAATGGGCGAACGGCAACGACATGGCGGAGGAGCTCGAACGGATGATGGACGTCCGCGCCGCCGCGCTCGATCGCTTTGGTGAGGCAGCGATCCGGAACGGTCGTCCGATGGCAACCATCGAGGAGGCCCTCGTTCCGCTGTACATGCATCACAGGTACCAGACAGAATCAACGGCTACGGCGATCGGCGGTGTCGCGTACACGTACGCAATGCGTGGCGATGGCCTGACACCGGTCTGGCGCGTGTCCGCGGATCAGCAGAACCGATCGCTTGACGCGTTGATCAGGACCATCTCGCCCTCTGAGCTCACGCTTCCAGAGTCGGTGGTCAACGCCATCCCGCCCCGCCCACCGGGATTCGGCCGCACACGAGAGTTGTTTCCCCGTTATACGGGGTCCGCATTTGACGCAGTCACTCCTTCGGTCGTGGCGGCGAGCCTCACGGTGAACTCTCTCCTCACATCCGATCGCGCGGCACGAATGGTCGAGCAAAACATGTTCGACTCCGACCTCCCGGGTCTCGATGACGTCCTCGAGCGGCTCGTCGCAGGTTCCTTTGGTGCCAGCGCGAACGGTGCCTATGAGCAGGAAGTGAAACGGGCGGTCGAGGGAGTAGTAGCCGACCGGATCGAGTGGCTCGCGGCGAATGCTTCGATGCCGGCAGTTCGAGCCATTTCAACCGCGACGCTTCAGTCCATCCAGGCGAACCTGGTGGCGTCGCCCGATTCACCGCACGCCGCTCTGATCGCGATGGACATCCAGCGCTTCCTGGATCGGCCAGCAGAAGCTTCGACAATCCCGGGCGCGGTCGCTGCGCCTCCAGGCGCCCCGATCGGTCAGCCGGCCATGGACTGGATTGGGAACCTCGGTATCGGGCAGCCGGCCATGGAGTGGCTGAGTCTGTCCGAGGCATGGTGCAGTTCCGAGGATCACTGGCACGAGTAA
- a CDS encoding DUF1592 domain-containing protein, with protein sequence MNASTSAMLIAGLLLLGLTGDTGSHQADPVFASHGAAPVDLLEMNSNEVIEEYCTRCHSEQRQRGGLVLEGFDVDAATDHADIAERMIKKLRAGMMPPSGARRPEEKVLADLALELETKLDKAWEKNPEPGTRVFQRLNQAEYGAAVEHLLGIRVDVSSFLPLDTKSANFDNIADVQMPSTTVVEGYLRAAGQISRLALGDPEAEIGNTIYRMPRVASQKEQTEGAPFGTRGGLSVVHNFPADGKYVFHIMPYDAVEGEVFGRTYGTEQIEVSVDGERVAIMEIDRWMHFSEPSGLNMRTDSIQVPAGPHRVTAAFIRQFEGDVDDLIRPIDHTLADGQIGIGYGVTTQQHLQRMTVLGPFEVTGVSDTPTRSRVFTCRPTSLDEERPCAESIVRALAERAYRRDVNQDDLVGLMQFYDQGSEKRGFEGGIRLALQAVLASPHFIFRMEEAPKGVEPGEIYEIADTDLASRLSFFLWGSPPDEKLVELAEKGDLSKDRVLEEQVRRMLADPKAAALATRFGSQWLRLQDLDKIRPDALSYPYFDQTLADAMHRETELLFDFIRTDDRPITDLLTADYTFVNERLARHYGIPGVLGTDFQRVQYPDASRRGLLGHGSILTLTSHANRTSPVLRGKWVMEVLLGSPPPPPPPNVPALEETEGAEDGRFLTVRERMEQHRANPACSSCHNVIDPIGLAFENFDVTGAWRARDGGNLVDPNSELYDGSPISGVADLRDAIMSRPEVFYRIFTENLMAYGLGRRVEYYDMPAIRAITGDARKNEYRLSSFVIGIVNAPAFRSSRAAQPMAVQPVTDSGTN encoded by the coding sequence ATGAACGCATCAACGTCCGCAATGCTCATCGCAGGGTTGCTCCTCCTCGGGCTCACCGGAGATACCGGCTCCCATCAGGCCGACCCCGTCTTCGCTTCGCACGGCGCAGCTCCTGTTGACCTGCTGGAGATGAACTCCAACGAGGTCATCGAAGAGTATTGCACCCGGTGCCACAGTGAGCAGAGACAGCGCGGCGGCCTCGTTCTCGAAGGCTTCGACGTCGACGCCGCCACGGACCACGCGGACATCGCCGAACGGATGATCAAGAAGCTTCGCGCGGGAATGATGCCGCCCTCTGGTGCACGTCGCCCGGAGGAGAAAGTCCTCGCCGACCTCGCCTTAGAACTGGAGACGAAACTCGACAAAGCTTGGGAGAAGAATCCCGAACCGGGTACACGCGTCTTCCAACGTCTGAATCAGGCCGAATATGGTGCCGCTGTTGAGCATTTACTCGGCATTAGAGTAGACGTCTCGAGCTTCCTCCCACTCGACACAAAGAGCGCCAACTTCGACAACATCGCCGACGTCCAGATGCCTTCGACCACCGTCGTCGAAGGCTATCTCCGGGCAGCCGGCCAGATCAGTCGCCTCGCACTTGGGGACCCCGAGGCTGAGATCGGGAACACGATCTACCGCATGCCTCGGGTGGCTTCACAGAAAGAGCAGACTGAAGGTGCACCGTTTGGCACCCGAGGCGGCCTTTCCGTAGTGCACAACTTCCCGGCGGACGGGAAGTACGTGTTCCACATCATGCCGTACGATGCGGTCGAGGGAGAAGTCTTCGGACGGACCTACGGAACCGAGCAGATCGAAGTCTCCGTTGATGGCGAGCGGGTCGCGATCATGGAGATTGATCGCTGGATGCACTTTTCCGAGCCGTCCGGCCTCAACATGCGGACCGATTCAATCCAGGTGCCGGCAGGACCCCACCGGGTCACAGCAGCCTTCATTCGCCAGTTCGAAGGCGACGTCGACGACCTGATCCGCCCCATCGACCACACCTTGGCCGACGGCCAAATCGGCATCGGATATGGTGTAACGACCCAACAGCACCTGCAAAGGATGACGGTGCTGGGGCCGTTCGAGGTGACCGGCGTCTCCGACACCCCGACCCGCAGCCGCGTCTTCACCTGCCGCCCGACCTCACTCGATGAGGAGCGGCCCTGCGCCGAAAGCATCGTTCGCGCCCTCGCCGAACGAGCCTACCGCCGTGATGTGAATCAAGACGACCTCGTTGGCTTAATGCAGTTTTACGACCAAGGATCTGAGAAGCGCGGCTTCGAAGGCGGTATCCGTCTCGCCCTTCAGGCAGTCCTTGCAAGCCCGCACTTCATCTTCCGGATGGAAGAGGCTCCCAAGGGCGTCGAACCTGGTGAGATATACGAGATCGCGGATACGGACTTGGCCTCCCGTCTGTCGTTCTTCCTCTGGGGTTCGCCGCCGGACGAGAAGCTCGTGGAGCTAGCCGAGAAGGGCGATCTGTCAAAGGATCGCGTACTCGAGGAGCAGGTGCGCCGGATGCTCGCCGACCCGAAGGCTGCGGCACTCGCGACTCGCTTCGGTTCGCAGTGGCTGCGCCTGCAGGACCTCGACAAGATCCGACCAGATGCTCTGAGTTATCCCTATTTCGACCAGACGCTCGCGGACGCGATGCATCGCGAGACCGAACTTCTTTTCGACTTCATCCGGACCGATGACCGGCCGATCACCGACCTGCTTACTGCTGATTACACGTTCGTAAACGAGCGCCTCGCCCGGCACTACGGGATTCCCGGAGTCCTCGGCACAGACTTCCAGAGAGTGCAGTATCCCGACGCGTCGCGTCGCGGACTGCTCGGGCACGGCAGCATTCTGACTCTCACCTCACACGCGAACCGCACCTCTCCGGTGCTCCGTGGAAAGTGGGTGATGGAAGTTCTACTCGGGTCTCCCCCGCCCCCGCCGCCACCGAACGTACCCGCACTTGAAGAGACAGAAGGAGCCGAGGACGGCCGTTTCCTCACGGTGCGTGAGCGTATGGAACAGCACAGGGCAAATCCTGCCTGCAGTTCCTGCCACAACGTAATCGACCCCATCGGTCTCGCGTTCGAGAATTTCGACGTGACGGGTGCGTGGCGCGCACGTGACGGCGGCAACTTGGTAGACCCGAACAGTGAGCTCTATGACGGATCGCCAATCAGCGGAGTCGCTGACCTTCGGGACGCCATCATGAGCCGCCCCGAGGTCTTCTATCGGATCTTTACCGAGAACCTGATGGCCTACGGACTTGGTCGACGGGTTGAGTACTACGACATGCCGGCTATCCGTGCGATCACAGGAGACGCCAGAAAGAATGAATACCGGCTTTCATCTTTTGTGATCGGCATCGTCAATGCACCGGCATTCCGTAGCTCCCGAGCTGCACAGCCGATGGCCGTGCAGCCAGTCACAGATTCGGGCACCAACTGA
- a CDS encoding DUF1552 domain-containing protein produces the protein MDFITGKHISRRALLKGMSASVGLPLLDAMVPAGRPLAATEAGRAADATRLVCIENVHGSAGSNDLGASLGLWAPKEEGKDFDLTDSSMNPLDPYRKHLTIVSDTDSRMADAFSPGEIGGDHFRTTAVFLTQSHPKQTQGSDVFAGPSFDQIYAQHLGDATPIPSMQLTIENVDQAGGCAYGYSCVYTDTISWASATQPLPMIRDPRAVFEQLFGAGGTAEQRAERLATDRSILDWVMGEMSGLRRDLGPADRHRLDLYTTNIRELEQRIQRIEVQNSSGEERNIPEAPVGVPDDFAEHMNLMFDLQVLAFMADATRVFSLKMARDASPRVYTESGTDAPYHAASHHGGREERVRDFAKINTYHVSMIPYFLDKLAAVTEGDGTLLDKTMVMYGSAMADSNLHNHIRCPLFMVGGANGMLQGENHVRATPGTPMANVMLSMLHKLGVEQQESFGNSTGEFSI, from the coding sequence ATGGATTTCATCACCGGAAAGCACATTTCTAGACGGGCGCTGCTCAAAGGCATGAGCGCTTCAGTCGGACTGCCGCTTCTCGACGCCATGGTCCCCGCAGGGCGCCCTCTGGCGGCCACGGAAGCTGGGCGAGCCGCCGACGCGACCCGTCTCGTGTGTATTGAGAACGTGCATGGCTCCGCGGGCAGCAACGACCTCGGCGCCTCGCTCGGCCTATGGGCTCCGAAGGAAGAGGGAAAGGACTTCGACCTGACCGACAGCTCGATGAATCCACTCGATCCGTATCGGAAGCACCTGACCATTGTCAGTGATACTGATTCCCGTATGGCGGATGCCTTTTCGCCCGGCGAGATCGGCGGTGATCACTTCCGCACGACAGCCGTATTTCTGACGCAGTCGCACCCGAAGCAGACACAGGGTTCGGATGTGTTCGCAGGGCCATCGTTCGACCAGATCTACGCACAGCACCTAGGTGACGCGACGCCCATCCCCTCGATGCAGCTCACCATCGAGAACGTCGATCAGGCCGGTGGGTGTGCCTACGGCTACTCCTGCGTTTACACAGACACGATCAGCTGGGCGTCGGCTACGCAGCCACTTCCGATGATCCGTGACCCGCGGGCCGTCTTCGAGCAGCTCTTTGGTGCCGGAGGCACGGCCGAGCAGAGAGCCGAACGCCTCGCTACCGACCGCAGCATCCTCGACTGGGTCATGGGTGAGATGTCCGGCCTCCGTCGAGACCTTGGCCCGGCCGATCGTCACCGCCTTGACCTTTACACGACCAACATTCGCGAACTGGAACAGCGGATCCAGCGCATCGAGGTTCAGAACTCGAGTGGTGAGGAACGCAACATCCCAGAAGCACCGGTGGGCGTTCCAGACGACTTCGCCGAGCACATGAACCTGATGTTCGACCTCCAGGTGTTGGCGTTCATGGCCGACGCGACCCGTGTTTTCTCTCTTAAGATGGCACGCGACGCTTCTCCGCGAGTCTATACGGAAAGCGGTACGGACGCGCCGTACCATGCAGCATCGCATCACGGTGGGCGTGAAGAGCGCGTTCGCGATTTCGCGAAGATCAACACCTACCACGTCTCGATGATTCCCTACTTCCTCGACAAGCTCGCAGCAGTCACGGAAGGAGACGGGACGCTCCTCGACAAAACGATGGTCATGTACGGCTCTGCCATGGCGGATTCGAACCTTCACAACCACATCCGCTGCCCGCTGTTCATGGTGGGTGGAGCCAACGGCATGCTGCAGGGCGAGAACCACGTTCGGGCCACCCCGGGCACTCCGATGGCGAACGTCATGCTGAGCATGCTGCACAAACTCGGTGTCGAACAGCAGGAATCGTTTGGAAACAGCACAGGCGAATTCTCGATCTAA